A region from the Tachysurus vachellii isolate PV-2020 chromosome 25, HZAU_Pvac_v1, whole genome shotgun sequence genome encodes:
- the sv2a gene encoding synaptic vesicle glycoprotein 2A, producing MDEGYRDRTAFIKGAKDIAKEVKRHAGKKVGRHVDRVSDEYTKRSYTRFEEDDDDDYPVQAQDGSYYRSNSRANDDDDAAHSDSTEGHDEDDEIYEGEYQGIPRQDSSAGKVDGHAAGAARAHLRDLAQYEGERRKDQEELAQQYETILQECGHGRFQWTLYFVLGLALMADGVEIFVVGFVLPSAEKDMCLSEPNKGMLGLIVYLGMMVGAFVWGGLADRIGRRQTLLICLSINSVFAFFSSFVQGYSSFLFCRLLSGVGIGGSIPIVFSYYSEFLAQEKRGEHLSWLCMFWMIGGIYASAMAWAIIPHYGWSFQMGSAYQFHSWRVFVLVCALPAVAAIAALNTMPESPRFYLENGKHDEAWMILKQVHDTNMRAKGYPERVFSVTNIKTVKQMDELVDMGDDTTAWHQRWRLKLSNLFHQVWSNFLTIFNPEYRRVTYMMMAVWFSMSFSYYGLTVWFPDMIKYLQKQEYNSRTKVFIKQKVEHMTFNFTLENQIHRHGEYFNTKFLNLKMKSMVFEDSLFEECYFEDITSTNTFFKNCTFISTLFYNTDLFKYRLIDSRLINSTFLHNKEGCLLDFSDENNAYMIYFVSFLGTLAVLPGNIVSALLMDKIGRLRMLAGSSVISCVSCFFLSFGNSESAMIALLCLFGGISIASWNALDVLTVELYPSDKRTTAFGFLNALCKLAAVLGISIFQSFVGITKAVPILFASGALAVGSFLALKLPETRGQVLQ from the exons ATGGACGAGGGCTACCGAGACCGAACGGCCTTCATCAAGGGAGCCAAGGACATCGCCAAGGAAGTGAAACGGCATGCGGGGAAGAAAGTAGGCCGTCACGTGGACCGCGTTTCTGATGAGTATACCAAGCGATCGTACACTCGCTTCGAGGAGGACGACGACGACGATTACCCCGTGCAGGCGCAGGACGGGAGCTACTACCGCAGCAACAGCCGTGCCAACGATGACGATGACGCCGCGCACAGTGACTCTACTGAGGGCCACGACGAGGACGACGAGATCTACGAGGGCGAGTACCAGGGCATCCCGCGACAAGACTCGTCAGCAGGCAAGGTGGACGGCCATGCGGCCGGAGCAGCACGGGCGCATCTTCGTGACTTGGCGCAGTACGAGGGCGAGAGGCGCAAGGATCAGGAAGAGCTGGCGCAGCAATATGAGACCATCCTGCAGGAGTGCGGCCACGGGCGCTTCCAGTGGACGCTGTACTTCGTGCTGGGGCTGGCGCTCATGGCCGACGGCGTGGAGATCTTTGTGGTTGGCTTCGTGTTGCCCAGTGCCGAGAAGGACATGTGCCTGTCGGAGCCTAATAAAGGCATGCTGG gactcATTGTCTACCTGGGCATGATGGTGGGTGCTTTTGTGTGGGGAGGTCTTGCTGATCGGATTGGTCGCAGACAGACTCTGctcatctgtctctccatcaACAGtgtctttgctttcttttcctcttttgtcCAAGGATACAGCTCCTTCCTGTTTTGCCGCCTGCTCTCTGGTGTTGG GATTGGAGGGTCTATTCCTATAGTCTTCTCATACTACTCAGAGTTTTTGGCTCAGGAGAAGCGTGGTGAACATTTGAGCTGGCTTTGCATGTTCTGGATGATCGGGGGAATTTATGCTTCAGCTATGGCCTGGGCCATCATCCCCCACTATG GCTGGAGCTTCCAGATGGGCTCTGCCTATCAGTTCCACAGCTGGAGAGTGTTTGTTCTGGTGTGCGCGCTCCCCGCGGTGGCTGCCATCGCCGCCCTCAACACCATGCCAGAGAGTCCACGCTTCTACCTGGAG AATGGGAAACATGACGAAGCCTGGATGATCCTGAAACAGGTTCATGACACCAACATGCGGGCCAAGGGCTACCCAGAGAGGGTCTTCTCC GTGACCAATATTAAGACCGTGAAGCAGATGGATGAGTTGGTTGATATGGGAGATGATACCACAGCCTGGCACCAGCGCTGGAGGCTCAAGCTGAGCAACCTGTTTCATCAG GTTTGGAGCAACTTCTTGACTATTTTCAATCCAGAGTATCGCCGTGTCACCTACATGATGATGGCTGTCTGGTTCTCTATGTCATTCAG CTACTACGGCCTGACTGTGTGGTTCCCTGACATGATCAAATACCTCCAAAAGCAGGAGTACAACTCACGCACTAAGGTCTTCATCAAGCAGAAAGTGGAACACATGACCTTTAACTTCACCCTGGAGAACCAGATCCATCGTCATGGAGAGTATTTCAACACCAA GTTTTTGAACCTCAAGATGAAGTCCATGGTATTCGAGGACTCCCTGTTTGAAGAGTGTTACTTTGAGGACATCACCTCCACCAACACCTTCTTCAAGAACTGCACCTTCATCTCTACCCTCTTTTACAACACAG ATTTGTTCAAGTACAGGCTGATCGACAGTCGCCTCATCAACAGCACCTTCCTGCATAACAAAGAGGGCTGCCTGCTGGACTTCAGTGATGAGAACAACGCCTACATGATCTACTTTGTCAGTTTTCTGGGAACGCTAGCTGTCCTGCCTGGGAACATTGTGTCTGCTCTGCTCATGGACAAAATTGGACGCCTGAGGATGCTGG CGGGCTCCAGCGTGATCTCCTGCGTCAGCTGTTTCTTCCTGTCTTTTGGGAACAGCGAGTCGGCCATGATCGCTCTGCTCTGTCTGTTTGGGGGAATCAGCATTGCGTCGTGGAATGCCCTGGATGTTCTAACGGTAGAACTGTACCCATCTGATAAGag AACTACGGCTTTCGGGTTTCTGAATGCCCTGTGCAAGCTCGCTGCCGTGCTGGGGATCAGCATCTTCCAGTCCTTTGTGGGCATCACCAAAGCCGTGCCCATCCTGTTTGCCTCTGGGGCGCTGGCAGTCGGCAGCTTCTTGGCGCTGAAGCTCCCGGAGACGAGGGGGCAGGTGCTTCAATAG